A window of Syntrophales bacterium genomic DNA:
TCAATCTCAAGAAAACCACAAGGCTGCACCTGCCCCGTATGGGAAATAAAACAGAACGAAATCCCCCCCATACAGCCTCTGGTCATGGCATTCAATGAATCTCTTTCTTCCCTTGATTCCGCCGGGGGTTCCTTTCTTCGCTGATGGAAAATGCGGAAGTAGTGAGGAGCGCAGGTAGCTTTGAGCTGAATCGGGCAAGTGAAACTCTGTTCATAAAACCAGTTCAACGTTTCTTCATAATCTTGCGGTTGTATCTCCTGATCAGCCATCTCTCTTCCCCTCCCTGTGGGTACAAGGAGAAAGATGTGGTGGGCGGCGGCACCCAGCCCGATGGCCAGATTCAGAATTTCCTGAATCTGATCCAGATTGACCCGGGTTATAGTGGTATTGATCTGAAATTCCATTCCGGCTTTTTTCATGGCTGTAATTCCGGCCATCGCTTCCTCAAAGGCGCCGGATACCCCGCGGAAGGCATCATGACTTTCCGCATCCAGACCATCAATACTGATACTGACCCTTTTGATTCCTGATTCAAGCATCTTTACGGCAATTTCCTCGGTTACCAGTGTCCCGTTCGTGGCCAGCACCATACGCAACCCCTTTTTATCTCCATAAGAAGCAATCTCAAAGATATCCTCCCGCATGAGTGGTTCACCACCGGTCAGGATAATCACCGGTTTGCTGAAAGATGCTATGTTGTCAACGAGCTTCAAACATTGATCAGTGGTGAGTTCCCCTTCATAGGGGCCGTATTCTGATGAGGCCCGGCAGTGTATACAGGAGAGGTTACAGCTCCTGGTTACTTCCCAGGCAATCATGCGAAGTGTAGGGGGTAAGATTAAAGATTGTTTATTTGAAACCATTACTGATAACCCTATCAGGCAGGGATAAACCCCGCCCCTAATCTTCAAAACTTTAAACTCGAAACTCTAAACCAGCAGTTTCGCCGCATCCCGGGCGAAA
This region includes:
- the ahbD gene encoding heme b synthase, which translates into the protein MVSNKQSLILPPTLRMIAWEVTRSCNLSCIHCRASSEYGPYEGELTTDQCLKLVDNIASFSKPVIILTGGEPLMREDIFEIASYGDKKGLRMVLATNGTLVTEEIAVKMLESGIKRVSISIDGLDAESHDAFRGVSGAFEEAMAGITAMKKAGMEFQINTTITRVNLDQIQEILNLAIGLGAAAHHIFLLVPTGRGREMADQEIQPQDYEETLNWFYEQSFTCPIQLKATCAPHYFRIFHQRRKEPPAESREERDSLNAMTRGCMGGISFCFISHTGQVQPCGFLEIDCGQLKEKSLEDVWNNSPVFTDLRDLSKYKGKCGRCEFIKVCGGCRARAYEITGDYLAEEPFCIYEPKKKVSSLKSKC